ACGGCGCACTCGTACGCTTCGGCTTTCCGATCCGACGGCGGGATGTCGCCGCGATCTCCGGCACGACCGTGGAAACCGCGATCCGCGTGCTCGGCGACTTCCGGAGACATCACTGGGTCGGCGGCGGTCGGCGCTCGCTGGAAATTCACGATCTCGGCGCGCTGAAACAATTCGCGGAAGAAGGCGGGATGGCGGCGGGCCGCCGCAGGGCGCGATCCCGTTCGGAAAAGCCCACGCCGATCGCTGGGACCACCTGACAAAGCGAACGGGGCCGGTCTTAGAAAAAACGGTGCAGCGTGTCGTGGATCCAGATGGGGGCGCGAATCACGAGGGCGTAGATCGAAAGAGCCATGAGGGTGAAACCGACGAGCGCGGCGACACTTCGATTCAATAGACCCAGAAACAGGTCCTGGCCCACCTGAACCCTGATCTCGGCGACGGCTTCCGCGCGCTCTTCGTCGCTGAGCGTCGCCCACCAGTCGGGACCGCGCGCCATCTGTTCCGCCTCGAATCCGAGGCCGGGAGGACCGGCCTCGATACCTCGCGATTTCGGCTATCTCGTGACGTTGACGAGTTCCTGCATCATCTGGTCGGCCGTCGAAATCAGGCGGCTGTTTGCCTGGAACCCGCGCTGCGTCGTGATCATCTGAACGAACTGGCTCGCCATGTCAACGTTGGACAACTCCAGCGTGTTGGCGAAGACACGTCCGTTGCCGCCGCTCGACGGGACGCCGAGCGCGGCGGGGCCGGAGTCAACGGATTCGGAGAAGAGATTTCCGCCGACCTGCGTCAGCCGTTCCTGCGCGGTGAAACGGGCGATGGCGATGCGACCGAAGTTCACGGTTTCGCCGTTCGCGAACTTTCCGAACACGATGCCGTCCGGATTGATGTCGATGGAGGAGAGATAGCTGGGACCGAAACCGTCCTGCGCCTGGAAGACGACCGCGGACTCTTCGCCGAACTGCGTGGTGCCGCTGAAGCCGGTGCCGCCATCGGCGATGGATTCGCCGAAGTCGATTCCGATCGCTTGGCCTTGCGTGCCGCCGCCGACGAAGTCGAATGCGGGCGGCGTCACGATCGTTTCGGCCACGAGCGCGCCCTCGGTGTCGAATTCGAGCGTTCCCGACGCGCCGATCGTGGCGGTACCGCTCGTCGCTTCGGCGTCCGGAACCACCGCATACCACTCCCAGACGGAGGGCACGTCGGACGCGCGCCGATAGTACACGCTGATCTGATGGCTGTTGCCGAGCGAGTCGTACACGGAGATCGAGTTGACGAAGTTCGACGTCGTGACGGGGTCGTTGATGTCGAATGCGGGTCCGCCGGGAGCGACGGTGGAGTCGGATGACAGATTCAGATTGATCGTCACGCCGGTCCCGTTCGTTCCGTCACCGGTGACCCGGGGCGGCAGCGGTGTGTTGCGAATCTGAATGTCGGAAGACGTCCCGATGGTGACGCCATCCGAATCGACGCCGAATCCCTGCACGCGCATCCCGGCCGTCGTCACGAGATAGCCGTTCTCGTCGATGCGGAAATTTCCCGCGCGCGAGAAATATTGCCCGAGATTGCCGGGGTCACGCACCATGAAAAACCCGGCTCCCTCGATCGCCAGATCGGTGACGTTGTCGGTGGCCTGGAATCCGCCCTGCGTGAAGACCTGCGAGGTCGACTGGATCTGCGATCCGCGACCGATCGAGAACCCCGAGGCGAGCGTTTTGCTGAGCACGTCTCCGAAATTCGGACGTGACCCCTTGAATCCCGGTGTGTTGATGTTCGCGATGTTGTTTCCGATGATTTCCATCGCGACTTCGTTGCTGTTGAGTCCGGAGATTCCGGAAAACAGGGCGCCGAGTACCGTCATGACCAACCTCCCGTCAGGGTTTCGCCGTCCTGGCGCCGATCGGAACGCGCTCCGGCGTTCACATACCCATCCCGTTGAATCTTTCCGAAAACGATCCGCCCGCGAATTCTACTATTCGGCGACCTCGTACACGTCGCCGATCATGACCTTCTGGCCGTCGATCATCAGCTCCGGCCCTCCGGAGTCGAAGGATACCGCCTCGACGCGCCCCGAGATCAGCGTCGTCGCCGTCACGCTCGTGCCGTCGCCGCCGTTCGCCTTCACCTCGAACTTGTAATCGCCGGCGGGAAGCGGTGAACCGTTCCGATCGAGGCCGTTGAAGCTGACCCGATTGATGCCCTCTTCGAGTTCGTTCGCGGTGATCGTGCGAACGACGGTCCCCTTGGCGTTGTAGATCGTGATTTCCGCGTCTTTCGCCTCGCCCTCGAGCAGAAAGTGCAGCTTGGTCGAGTCGCCGTCGTGCGCGAGGCGCATCGTGTCGCCCGACGCGCGAACTTCCTTGCCGATCATCGACACCGACTGCGCATTGTTGATGCTCGACTGATAGAGCTGGAGCGTGGCGAGGTTGGCATTCGACGTCCGAAGTTCCTCGACGGTCGCGAGCGACGCGAGCTGATCGAGGAACTGCTGATTGTCCATCGGATCGAGGGGATCCTGCTGCTTCATCTGCGTCATGAGGAGGTTCAGGAAGACCTCCTTGTCGAGCATGTCGTTCTTCTTGGTCTCTTCCGTCCCGGTGTAACCCGTGAGCTGATCGAAGCTGAGAATCGGACTCGTCGACATCGTGTTCTCCTAGATCGTCATGCTCACGCGCGACGCACGCAGGTCACGACGCGGTGTTGGGGCGGTTTGGACGTTTGCCTCGCGGGCGCTTCGTTCGCCACGAGTCGATCGGTCGGACGTGGCGGCGTCGCGGTTCCCGAAAGGCGCCGCGCCGGCGGCGTCGCCGCGAACCGAGAATTCGCCGAGGGTAAGCCCCTGCTGGGCGAGCGAGTCGCGCAGCATCCATCCGTCCTGCGCCATCGCTTGACGAACCTGCGGGTTCTCGACCG
The Deltaproteobacteria bacterium DNA segment above includes these coding regions:
- a CDS encoding flagellar hook protein FlgE, with amino-acid sequence MTVLGALFSGISGLNSNEVAMEIIGNNIANINTPGFKGSRPNFGDVLSKTLASGFSIGRGSQIQSTSQVFTQGGFQATDNVTDLAIEGAGFFMVRDPGNLGQYFSRAGNFRIDENGYLVTTAGMRVQGFGVDSDGVTIGTSSDIQIRNTPLPPRVTGDGTNGTGVTINLNLSSDSTVAPGGPAFDINDPVTTSNFVNSISVYDSLGNSHQISVYYRRASDVPSVWEWYAVVPDAEATSGTATIGASGTLEFDTEGALVAETIVTPPAFDFVGGGTQGQAIGIDFGESIADGGTGFSGTTQFGEESAVVFQAQDGFGPSYLSSIDINPDGIVFGKFANGETVNFGRIAIARFTAQERLTQVGGNLFSESVDSGPAALGVPSSGGNGRVFANTLELSNVDMASQFVQMITTQRGFQANSRLISTADQMMQELVNVTR
- a CDS encoding winged helix-turn-helix domain-containing protein, which gives rise to GALVRFGFPIRRRDVAAISGTTVETAIRVLGDFRRHHWVGGGRRSLEIHDLGALKQFAEEGGMAAGRRRARSRSEKPTPIAGTT